One genomic window of Roseobacter ponti includes the following:
- a CDS encoding NAD(P)/FAD-dependent oxidoreductase: MSDKPKIAVIGAGLAGMRLTQRLRGAATVTVFEKSRGIGGRMSTRRAGERRFDHGAQYFTARGAAFRDFLAPFVAGGTVAVWEPRLMNEVVRDAAGPAGEDDAGSTRYVACPGMNSLCRAMGQGADVALATRVATISRDGATWSLKTTGDTLLNGFDYVLCTAPSVQTKDLMPAEFAGHEALAGARMAGCYSLMLGFELPPALSWDAAFVKDGPLSWIAANHSKPERSGAEMLCQSDNAWADENIERDQDEVRETLMAAFTEVTGTDARQADYKSLHRWRYAKMTTPAGAPCLFDAARGLGAAGDWCGGGRVESAFDSGNALADAVLQDMRSAQPGA; this comes from the coding sequence ATGAGTGATAAACCGAAGATTGCAGTTATAGGTGCCGGCCTCGCGGGTATGCGCCTGACACAGCGCCTGCGCGGTGCTGCAACCGTTACCGTCTTTGAGAAATCCCGCGGGATCGGCGGGCGGATGTCCACCCGCCGCGCCGGAGAGAGGCGCTTTGATCACGGCGCGCAGTATTTCACGGCCCGTGGTGCTGCGTTTCGCGATTTTCTTGCCCCCTTTGTTGCGGGAGGAACCGTGGCTGTGTGGGAGCCGCGGCTGATGAACGAGGTCGTCCGGGATGCGGCGGGGCCAGCCGGTGAGGATGATGCAGGCAGCACGCGCTATGTCGCCTGTCCGGGCATGAACAGCCTGTGCAGGGCGATGGGGCAGGGCGCAGATGTGGCCCTTGCGACGCGTGTGGCCACAATCAGCCGCGACGGCGCCACCTGGTCACTGAAAACGACAGGAGATACTTTACTCAACGGGTTTGATTATGTGCTCTGCACTGCGCCCTCGGTTCAGACAAAAGACCTTATGCCAGCTGAATTCGCCGGGCATGAGGCGCTTGCCGGGGCAAGGATGGCCGGATGCTACAGCCTGATGCTGGGGTTTGAACTGCCGCCTGCGCTTTCATGGGATGCGGCCTTTGTCAAAGACGGCCCGCTGTCATGGATCGCCGCCAATCACAGTAAACCGGAGCGCTCCGGCGCTGAGATGCTGTGTCAGTCGGATAATGCATGGGCAGACGAAAACATCGAACGCGATCAGGATGAGGTGCGCGAAACCCTGATGGCCGCGTTCACGGAAGTTACCGGAACTGACGCCCGTCAGGCGGATTATAAAAGCCTGCATCGCTGGCGTTACGCAAAGATGACAACGCCTGCAGGCGCGCCCTGTCTCTTTGACGCGGCGCGCGGACTTGGCGCTGCGGGGGACTGGTGCGGTGGCGGGCGGGTCGAATCCGCTTTTGACAGTGGGAATGCACTGGCGGATGCGGTCCTGCAGGACATGCGCTCCGCTCAGCCCGGCGCGTAG